The window ACTTGTCCTCCGCGTCCTCGAGCCCCTCGAGCCAGCGAAGACCGGTGTAAAACGACACCAGCGCGTCGATCTCGGCTTCGGAGAGGCGGCCGAGGTTCGCCGCGGCGCTCGCGTACAGGACGGGCTGGTCGACGCGCTCGGTAAGCTGTTCATACCGACCGTCCGAGGCGAACGCCTCGAGGTAGTCGTAGGCGCGAAGTTCTGCGAGCAGCCCCTGACGAAGCCGCCGGGTGGCGTCGCGTTCGCGCTTCCAGTAGCGGAGGTACGAGCCGACCGCCGTAGCGATCGACCCGATCAACGCACCCAGCACGAAGCCGACGGCGGTGTCGACCATACCCACGTACCCGCTGCTCGCCGGGTAGTGCTTTGGCTTGCGACGATTTGGAAATCACAGAACAGGCGCTACTGTGGCGTGTTTCGATCGAAGTGCCGATCAGTCGTCTTCGGTCGTCGTCTTCTCGGCCTCGAGTTCGCCCCGATAGATCTCCGCGCCGTCCTGGGCGACCTTTTCGGCGAGAACGGCACACTTGATCCGCATCGGCGAGATTTCGACGCCGAGCATGTCGACGATGTCGTCGCGATCCATCTCGAGCAGTTCGTCGACCGTCGTGCCAGGGAGCTCCGTCGAGAGCATGCTGGCGGCGGCCTGGCTGATCGCACAGCCGTCACCCGAGAAGGCGACCCGCTCGATGACCGCCTGGTCGTCGTCACCGTCGTCAGCGAGGCGAACGTCCATTCGGATCTCGTCGCCACACATCGGGTTCTCGCCGACGTGGGTGAACGTTGGATCCTCGAGTTCCCCGTAGTTGCGGGGACTCTTGTAGTGATCGAGGATCTGCTGTCGGTACATATCCGAGCCAAGTCCCATATGCATTCGTGTAAGCGAGTGGCGTCCAAAAGGGTTCCGGGGCGGCCGCCGCGGCTCGAGGTGGCTCCAGACGCGGTCGGGGATGTCGTGGGTTCACCCGTCACTCGCGTGAGTTCCGTGATCAGTAACCGAACCCCAGCACACGGTTGCCGACGAGCAGACTGAGTGCGACCCCCAGCAACACGCCCAGAACGCCGACAGCGACGGGCCAGCTAGCCAGGTCGGCGACGAACCCCACGACGACAGCGCCGCTCGCAGAGAGCACCATCGTGACGCTCTGGGTGAGTCCGAAGCCAGCGCCGCGTTCCTCGGCACCGAAGAGATCCATGAATCGAGCCATCACGGCCGCGAAGGCGCTCAGCCCGAGGCCGACGAGGACGATGCCCGCGGCCACGAGGGCGAGCCCGCTCCCGAGGACGAGGACGGCGAGGCCGCCGATGGCGAGGGACAGACAGGCGACGGTCACCGCATCTCGGCCGTACTGGTCGGAGGCAGCACCGACGCCGACCTGGGCGACGCCCTGGACGACGAAAAACAGCGAGAACATCATCGCTGCCAGCGTCTCGGAGTGGTCGTGGTGGGCGATGAGAAACGTCGGCAGGAACGACGCCAGTCCCTGCCAGACGAAGGTGATGATGACGGCGATGGTGACCGAGAACGCGACCGGTGGCCGAGAGAGCACCGCAACCAGCGGCTCGAGGCGAAACTGCTCGCGCACCTCAAGGTCGGGTTTCCGGGGCGGCGTCGGTCGAACGTACCGGTAAAAGAGGACGAAGACGGGGACGGCGACGATGGCACCGATGGCGACTGCCGGCCGCCAGCCGATGCGGACGGCGATCCAGGCGGCGAGAATGGGGCCGATGAGGCCGCCGCCGGTGCCGCCGAGGGTGTGCAAGCCGATGGCCGTCCCGACGTCATCGTACGTGCGGGTGAGCAGCGTGGTCGCGACGCTGAAGTGTAAGCCAGCGAGCGAGCCGAGGACGATGGTCGCGAGCGCGAAGAGGACGAACGTGGGTGCGATGGCGATCAGCGCGCTGCCGAGTGCGGTGCCGAAAACGGCGATCAGGATGATCGGCCGTTCGCCGTACCGATCCGCGAAGACGCCGCTCGGGTACTGGGCGAGCCCGTAGGCCAGCCACAT of the Natronosalvus vescus genome contains:
- a CDS encoding MFS transporter, giving the protein MTTASRRWPYRHTVLTLCTFALLATMVARLAISPLVPAIMADFGVTNAAVGLALTGMWLAYGLAQYPSGVFADRYGERPIILIAVFGTALGSALIAIAPTFVLFALATIVLGSLAGLHFSVATTLLTRTYDDVGTAIGLHTLGGTGGGLIGPILAAWIAVRIGWRPAVAIGAIVAVPVFVLFYRYVRPTPPRKPDLEVREQFRLEPLVAVLSRPPVAFSVTIAVIITFVWQGLASFLPTFLIAHHDHSETLAAMMFSLFFVVQGVAQVGVGAASDQYGRDAVTVACLSLAIGGLAVLVLGSGLALVAAGIVLVGLGLSAFAAVMARFMDLFGAEERGAGFGLTQSVTMVLSASGAVVVGFVADLASWPVAVGVLGVLLGVALSLLVGNRVLGFGY
- a CDS encoding iron-sulfur cluster assembly scaffold protein → MGLGSDMYRQQILDHYKSPRNYGELEDPTFTHVGENPMCGDEIRMDVRLADDGDDDQAVIERVAFSGDGCAISQAAASMLSTELPGTTVDELLEMDRDDIVDMLGVEISPMRIKCAVLAEKVAQDGAEIYRGELEAEKTTTEDD